The following are from one region of the Streptomyces tuirus genome:
- a CDS encoding GAF domain-containing sensor histidine kinase encodes MSGERPGRSEQRLPKLRLDELLDELQARIDAARGTQDRVHNLLEAVLSVGRELDLPQVLRRIVEAAVVLVDAEYGALGVIGDDRMLSEFHTVGISGEQRARIGDLPSGHGILGELIRHPEPLRLAEISEHSSSYGFPAHHPPMHSFLGVPIRVRDQVFGNLYLTEKRGAAEFDAEDESVLSTLAVAAGVAIENARLYEETRLRERWLGASSEVTRALLSGAPSTDVLELIVEQARQITDADVGMIAERVPEENALRPLLAVGLDADRRSGLVMSGQDGFVAAVLTTAEPVVSTDIQEDARTSSDAAQWAGVGPVVGVPLEAGGKAGGVLLLGRAVGRTPFTDADTRPLLGFAGQAALALELAERRRDAEQIALLRDRDRIARDLHDLAIQRLFAAGMTLQSAQRFIDHPEAEERLSRTVDDLDETIKIIRSTIFGLRAQSGTREGSGLRARVSDTVTAATSSLGFAPAVRIEGLVDTDVPGEVADHALAVLGEALSNAARHAGAHSVEVHLRYAQGELTLTVIDDGRGIPRDAVRSGLKNMEERATALGGDLLLGEGPDGGGTRVEWRVPVRPAKD; translated from the coding sequence ATGAGCGGGGAACGGCCCGGGCGGTCCGAGCAGCGGCTGCCCAAGCTGCGGCTGGACGAGCTGCTGGACGAACTCCAGGCGCGGATCGACGCGGCGCGCGGCACCCAGGACCGGGTGCACAACCTGCTCGAAGCGGTGCTGTCGGTCGGCCGTGAGCTGGATCTGCCGCAAGTGCTCCGGCGCATCGTCGAAGCGGCGGTGGTGCTGGTGGACGCCGAGTACGGGGCTCTGGGAGTCATCGGCGACGACCGCATGCTCTCCGAGTTCCACACCGTCGGCATCAGTGGCGAGCAACGGGCCCGGATCGGCGACCTGCCCAGCGGGCACGGCATCCTGGGCGAGCTGATCCGGCACCCGGAGCCGCTGCGGCTGGCGGAGATCTCCGAGCACTCGTCGTCGTACGGCTTCCCGGCCCACCACCCGCCGATGCACTCGTTCCTGGGGGTGCCCATCCGGGTGCGCGACCAGGTGTTCGGCAACCTCTACCTCACCGAGAAGCGCGGCGCGGCCGAGTTCGACGCCGAGGACGAGTCGGTGCTCTCCACGCTCGCGGTGGCGGCGGGCGTGGCGATCGAGAACGCCCGGCTGTACGAGGAAACACGGCTGCGCGAACGGTGGCTGGGAGCGAGCTCCGAGGTCACGCGGGCGCTGCTGTCGGGCGCGCCGAGCACGGACGTGCTCGAACTGATCGTGGAGCAGGCCCGGCAGATCACCGACGCCGATGTCGGGATGATCGCCGAGCGCGTGCCGGAGGAGAACGCGCTGCGGCCCCTGCTCGCCGTGGGGCTGGACGCGGACCGGCGCAGCGGTCTGGTGATGTCGGGCCAGGACGGGTTCGTGGCGGCCGTCCTGACCACCGCCGAACCGGTGGTGAGCACCGACATCCAGGAAGACGCGCGGACCAGCAGCGACGCCGCACAGTGGGCCGGGGTCGGGCCCGTGGTCGGGGTGCCGCTGGAGGCCGGCGGCAAGGCGGGAGGGGTGCTGCTGCTGGGGCGCGCGGTGGGCCGTACGCCCTTCACGGACGCCGACACGCGCCCCTTGCTGGGGTTCGCCGGGCAGGCGGCGCTGGCCCTGGAGCTGGCCGAGCGGCGGCGGGACGCCGAGCAGATCGCGCTGCTGAGGGACCGTGACCGGATCGCCCGGGACCTGCACGATCTGGCCATCCAGCGGCTGTTCGCGGCCGGGATGACCTTGCAGAGCGCCCAGCGCTTCATCGACCACCCGGAGGCCGAGGAGAGGCTGTCGCGGACCGTCGACGACCTGGACGAGACCATCAAGATCATCCGCTCCACGATCTTCGGACTGCGGGCCCAGAGCGGCACCCGGGAGGGCAGCGGCCTGCGCGCCCGGGTGTCGGACACGGTCACGGCGGCGACGTCGTCCCTCGGCTTCGCCCCCGCCGTACGGATCGAAGGGCTGGTCGACACGGACGTGCCGGGCGAGGTCGCCGATCACGCGCTCGCGGTGCTGGGCGAGGCCCTGAGCAACGCGGCCCGGCACGCCGGGGCACACTCCGTGGAGGTGCACCTGCGCTACGCCCAGGGCGAGTTGACCCTCACGGTGATCGACGACGGGCGCGGGATCCCCCGGGACGCCGTGCGCAGCGGACTCAAGAACATGGAGGAGCGGGCCACCGCGCTCGGCGGCGATCTCCTGCTCGGCGAGGGGCCTGACGGCGGCGGCACCCGGGTCGAGTGGCGGGTACCGGTGCGGCCGGCGAAAGACTGA